The DNA window ACGTGCAGcagcattctggatcagctggagagtCTTATTGGGACACTCACAGTGAATCTCGGCATGACAAATCTATCTGGAAGTCCTTCGTCTGTCCACTTGGTGGAGCAGTTGTACCATTTAATTCAGCCTTGTGTCATGGTTGCAGTTCTTCAAAGATTTATCATCAAGGCTAGGGTCAGAATGAAGTAATGTATTAATTCCAGAGTAGGCGTCCATTTACGgtgtgtaataatataatataatataatatcttAACAGCAGTAGGATTAAAAAATGGCCAAAGATTTTCTGAATACATTTCTGAATGACTATGATTTTGATGTTTACCCTTTTTACCCTTTTATCCATAGTCTATATAAACATTAATATTTGCAGAATGCAATGTGACCAACttgtttacatgtgtgtgtgtgtggggggggggggggggggtgggggggggggcatgcaccACAGAGCACAGGGAAGGGTTTTTTTCATATAATGTGTGATGCATGATTAATAATCCAAAACTTCAAgacctggtttttttttttagctaattTGGATGTGTCCACAAATCATCTCAAGGCAAGGGTCCACTTTAAGAGTTTTAAGATGAGCTCTCAGACGGGCTGGATGCTTAGCACTGCTGTTGAAGATGTCACATCGGCTCTGCGGTTCACTTAACTATGCATTAATAAGATAAGAGGTCATGGATCATCAGTGAGCCTCGGGCTGCCCAGGTAGAAGCCAAAGGGAGGTGGTCTAGATTGAAGAATGGGAGGGTGTTGATTGtttcaaaaacaataaaacacagcagaatcTAACCAAGTTATCTTCTCATCTTGCCTGTATAAAGCAGATTTTGACTATGTTTTGCTTAGACAGTGTAAAATAATTCCTGCAGATAATATATGTGCACTCTCTtggcagaggaaatgaaatgatgtgCAATAGTGATCCAGCTGGACCGAGCGTACCGCTCCCCTGGTGTATTAGAGTAGCATTAGTTTCAGGAAAGAAAGATTATCCTGATATGATGTCTGCTTGGTTTTCCTTTAAGAAGTGTCTGTTGACATAAATCAATCAACCTTAACTAGATCAGAAGCAGGACATTTTGTTCTTGTAAGCAGAAATTAACACTTCATTCCCCTTGGTCGGCAGAAATTCAACACTGCAGCCCTTGAAGGCTCTCTCAGACAATAAAGGAGTGAATTCAATTATGTTATAGTGCCGCACCAAAACGCAATTACCTATATTCTGGAAAAATGTGCTTCTTTTTCTCCAGGCAAAGGCTGTTTGGTGAAGATGGAAGTCCTAGAGACATTTTTCTGAAAGCCCTAAGCATTACACTTAGCATTAAAGTAGCttatatttcattataaaaCATTATTTCAAGTTAACTGTATATTTTCCCATTGCAACTCATAAATGTTCATACAgtgcagaattttttttttttgtttatatcttcttgcccccccccattataaCTTGTAGATCTATAGTAGGTCTATTTCACCCATGAAACAACAGTGTAACCATATATGGGGAAAATTAACATCAATATAGAAATgaagactgaaagaaaaatgaatcatGACATTGAAACAATGAATATATCATTAACAATCAATCATTGCACAAATAAGATCtttacattctttttttaaatttggtaTTATGGTTATTAGCTGAAATttggtttaaaatgtttaaaatctatttaccaaatgtacattttaagatgtaaaaaggaaataaaggacGCAATTAAATTGTATATCTCGATAAACTACTTTGAAGGAAGTTATTCTGCACATAATATTTATTATGCAATCGTGGCAATCACAGGTGTCaatttacattattattcaaaatGTCCCAGTTTGtgatgaataaagaaaatatctgATTTGATCTTGTCTTATCTTATTAGGCTGTGAACGCATCTTTGGCTGACCGTGTTCACATTAATCAGTTAACTTTGTTAGGCCCTGTTATGTGGACCTAACAAAGTTTAAAGGCTTGGCTCTGGGATACGAATAACTTGAAAGGACACTATCGACACAACGCTTTCGCTTTCATTTCAGCCATTGCCTTTCAGAATGACCAGCAGTATCCTATTTGTCTTTTGATAGCTTTCACAGACGCTCTTACAAAAGACTTCCGCCTCCGTCATGAGTGGCATATCAATCCTCCAATAAGGTGAGAAGGACGGTGGCTTCAGTAGCCAATCAGATATCACTTCCTTATTGTGGCCTTTTGCGGCGGGGCTCAGTCCCGTGTCGTGTACTTGTCCGCCATGGCCTTGAGTGGGTATGACTGGGGGAATATAGCGGTGGGGAGGGAATAGCGTTGTTGGCAGGAATCCGTGGACCCCCCCCAGGGGAACGTGAAACTTTACGGTGGGAGTCGGTGCACCTCAGACATTAcccgtgtttttgttttgttttttcttcatggcAGCGGATTTATGAGCAGACGTCGGATGACAGCTGAGACTACAGGCAATGATCCCGGTGTTGCTGGTGCGTCCGCGGGGGCAGAAGTTCGGTGGTTGGGCGGAAGGTTCTGGGGAGTTTCGGAAAGTATCGTGGGGACCCTGACGCCTCGGATCGGAGGGGAAACTGAGCTACAGACCGTCGACTTTATCTGCAGCGTTGAAGATGCACGAGCGGAGGACTCTGAACCAGACTACGAGGGTTTGCCGCAGGGAGCCTCCACCGGCACCCACATGGTGGCCGGAGCCGTGGCGGGCATCATGGAGCACTGCCTCATGTTCCCCATCGACTGCGTCAAGGTAGCGTAGCTCAGTGGCTAACCAGCTACCCGCACTACCTAGCAtgttctctgtttgtgtgtgtgtgtactgttagCTCTAGGAGCCACCATGTTTGTTAGCATAGCCTAGCATAGCCTATTAGCTGCTCGGCTAACACAGACGCTGCCGAATGTGCGACAAGGTCAGTTGGCTAAATTAGCGTCCCGTTTCCTACAAGCTAATTTATTAGCTTTAATAGCTTACCATATCTAGCTTCAGTacgaccaatcagcatcacGCCACAATACCGGTCCTCCCTTCTAGCCGCTTGGTGTTGATGCAACGAAACGGAATTATGCAACTTGCATTTTAGTTTAAACCGAAAGGGGAAACCTTTATTCCAAACGCAAAACGTTGCGTAAACGTCAAAATTACACGAACAAGAGGTGAAAGTAGTTTTAAGTAACTCGTGTGACGGCATAATGGTGaaaaaaatagagaaatgtatttacacctgGGGTGTCACAATGTCTCTCGCACCTTTAGAGGGGTTTGAATAAAATGTAGTGTACATTTATGCTCCCTTAACTTTCCCTAAACTTGTATTTTTGTTAAAGATGTGCTGCATTTGTAAGCTTTAATACAGGATATTTATAACAACATATATTTAACTGAGCTACTCTTTGACCGAAGAGAAGAACCGGTGTTTGTATTAAGCACAAAGGTCATTTGGCCTCTACAGGTGCAAACATGCCGGAGATAAACGCATCGTGGTCACAGACAGGTGAAAACGCACAATAGCAGCACATGCATTTGTGAAATGAACGATAATAGCTTTCCTCCGTTGTGCCAGAGAGCCAGGCATTGGGATTTCACACCAGACATGAAGTGTATACTTGAATCGTATACTTGCTCCCCTTAAACGGCTCACGTTCGGGCCGTCGGTCCGTCGCCGCGCTGTGGACTGGTATGAGGTGGTTTATGGCCCGCGTGCACACACTGGGCTGGAAACTTAATCTGACCCTGTTCAAGTACAAATGCTAACAGCGGTTGACTTGGAGCACTGATCTCGTGCACTTGTCGTTTGAAATGCTGTTTATATGATCTGCCATTTATCTCTGTGTGCACGTGGAAAGGAAGAGGGGCAGGTGTGCTTCAGGGACGGTGGGAAAAGAGGCTTACAGGAAGTCAGCTTATGTCCTCTTGTGACCTTGGAGCGTGTAACTCCATACTTCCGTCCATTCAATTATGCATGTGCACAAACACCTCATTTCCcttattcagtgtgtgtgtgtgtgtgtgtgtgagtgtgaaagACCTTTTGCTGCATTTACCAGACCTGATGCATTCCattctatttttaaatcaaattcatTGGCCGTAGAACAAACGTAAAGCCTTGTTGGCCTGGAATAGAGTGTATTGTTGACTTGAACCGTGCACCCCACTTTCTCCTCTCGACCAGACACGGATGCAGAGTCTCCAGCCTGACCCTGCAGCCCGCTACAGGAATGTGATGGATGCTCTCTGCCGAATCGTAGCCACAGAGGGAGCCTGGCGACCAATGAGAGGGCTGAATGCGACGGCCGTAGGGGCAGGGCCTGCACACGCGCTCTATTTTGCCTGCTATGAAAAACTCAAAAAGACTCTAAGTGATGCCATTCACCCAGGGGCTAACAGCCATTTGGCTAATGGTACCAAGAAAACATGCACCTACACACTTAAACAGTGACGTATCTTGTACGTGTGCAGATCATGCATGGATGTTTTAACTTTGAGCTCATAACGTAGGCTGATCCAGCTTCAACTCTAATACCAACCAAGAGTGTGGCCTACGTGTGATTCAGCCTCCTCTGGATGTAGTGGGGATGCGATCTGAGCAGTCCTGAAATGCCTGGTGGTCCATCTAAGTGGTGTTTTGTAGTTACTATTGAACATTATAAGGAAATACCAGGGTCAGAAAAATGACAACACGAAACGGAGATGAAATGTGCAAACTCTGAATGTCAAGCATTTCCTTATTCCTTGTTCTCctcactctgtctcctcctTGTTTTCCAGTTTAGTGGGAGGCCTGGTAAGTCCTCTTTCTCCCATCCTACCCGCTCTCTCCTCTTTCGGTCCCGTCTGTTCAAGCCCCTTGGGTTTGGTTTAGTTTCCTAGAAGAGAGCAGTGAACTGCTTTGTCCACCAGGTGTCGCTCTTTGTTCGGGCTCGGTCTCTTTGATTGGACTGGATTTAATCTCTCGTTAAAGCTCATGTAATTTTCAGAATATTCCCCAGTTCTCTTATGACGTGTTCCGTATTCAGCAGGACGTCTGTAGGTTTTTTAGGATTAAGACTGTGAAATCCAAAAAGTTAaatgccttttctttttcccccccgTTTATGCCTCTTTGCTGCAGTGTCTTCTATTTTCCTCGTTTGTTTGCAGGAACCGCCGGGTGTGTGGCCACGCTGCTTCACGATGCGGTCATGAACCCCGCCGAAGGTAAGGGCTGACATTTGGTCTTGCAAAACAAGCGGAAGAGCATCTCCAGAAACGTGTTTGCAAAGTAGACCTTTCGGGCAGGTGCTTCATGTGGTACGACCGTCCTCCCATGTGGACCTTAGCCTTGCACGGACTGACTTTAGCAGCTGCTAGGATAAGCCGGTGGAAGGTCGTGGTGCAGCTGTTGGAGAGGAAGCAGCTGTCTGAGCCAGCGCTGCTAACATGACTAGGTTCTGACTAAATGTGTTTGCAGGACGGTTTAGTATCAGCAACGTCTAAccaatgtctttttttatttttccttcctaACTTTGCCACTGGCATCCCTGGACATGTTTGGAATGTATCTCCTTCATCACACCCCATCCACGTCGGGCTAAGTTGTGAAGCAGCGCTTGCAGATGTACAACTCGCCCTACCGTGGGGTGTTGGACTGCGTACACGCCGTCTGTCGGAAAGAGGGACTTGCTGCGTTCTACCGCAGCTACACCACCCAGCTCACCATGAACATACCCTTCCAGGCGCTCCACTTCATGACCTACGAGTACCTGCAAGAGCTCCTCAACCCCCACAGACAATACAACCCTTCATCCCACATGGTGTCTGGGGCCTTGGCCGGGGCCATCGCAGCTGCCGCCACCACGCCTCTGGACGTCTGCAAGACCCTGCTCAACACCCAGGAGCCTCTGACCGGCGGTTCCCTTTCCTCTGGCAAAGGCCAAGGAGCCCACAGACACACCTCGGGCCTGGCCCACGCCTTTCGGACGGTGTACAGGCTGGGCGGCCTGCGGGGCTTCTTCAGGGGAGTCCAGGCGAGGGTCATCTACCAGATGCCCTCCACGGCCATCAGCTGGTCAGTCTACGAGTTCTTCAAGTGCGGACTCACCAAGCACCAGCACAGCAAGAGAAGAACGGCGCGCACGGAGGTTTAGCTACAGATGAGTTCCTCTAATGTAGCTCTCCCCTCCTGCGAGAGGAAGACGTTCAATACGCACATAGAGTCTAACTAACGTACCCCTCAGTTGCCCCAGCCCCATCAGACGTAGCAGGCAAAGATAGTGAATCTACGTAATCTAGAAGTAGCTCGCCATGTCATTTTAAGCCTACTGACTGCTTTGGTTGTCGAGTTTGCCAATAAATGTGACTGTCCAAGTTTTGATTTGGAGGGTGTAGTCAGCAGGGGGCGCTACTGTCACTCTGTTAACTAGGAGACGGCTTCAGAGACTGTCCTGTCGCAGCATTTCGGTTTGATTTTTGCCCACAtaaattttacatttatatttacatccCAGCAACACAGGCGTTAATTACTCTGATGGAACATAGTTTTGACATGAAAAATGTAAAGGATTAGATGCAAATTGACCGGAGAAAACAATTGTTCTcaatgcatatatttattttttgatagaGAGTCCATAAATGGAATTTTATAGTTGATATATTATGAAgtcccctttttgtttttgaccacatgtTAAATCAGCACCCCTGTAATCCAAACATTCACCATCAATGCCATGAATGTGTTAGAGCAGGCCAGGGCACCAATGAGATGACGTCTCTGTGCATCAGCTGTCACTGTCAggtttcttctttattttctttttttttttttttaccgaggATTGATAATGTTCAACACCAAAGGTTATCAATAGTCAAGCCCAAAAGAAGAATTTATTTTAGCATATCAAGgaggtgctgatgctgcaggatcTGTTTCTGTACCAACTCTCAGTACACAGAAATGGAAGCTGTCATTGCTATTGATTGATGTCTGATTGTTTCCAACACTGAATTGGCCGTGTTGAataaaaacagagcagcaggatTCCACCCACCTGCTGATCGGATGATAGGGGCTCTCCTCGAACCGTTTCTAAATGCTGTGTCAGCAGAAGGTACTTTGAAGAAGACGTATAAAAGATTTAATGGGCAAAAGCATTTACTTTGTTGGAATTGGTGAAGTGAAATAAaaggatttaatgtttggaaagCCGTTTTCTTTGCTCCACCATCTGAACCACACGGAGAATCCCAATGTGCCCGTTGAGGTATTTTTTACTTTGAGGCAGGTAGTGTTGTTTTGTCTTAAACACAGGTGCAGAGTTCAACTTTGACCCTGATGACTGAAAACACTAACTTAAGTGCACGTGGTCTACATACAAGCAGTGAGGCTTGGTGCTTCAGCAGAATCTATGTTCACAAAACGCAGATATAGTCagcaacaaatgtaaaaatatatacaaataacACTCAGTATCCACCGAGGGTGTGGCCTTGGTGGAAAAAtgacctcaccccccccccccccccccccacacacacacactgtctcgaTGTACGCGTGTACTGCGTCGCTCTTCGCTGTACTGCTGTCCAGCCATGCAGCTACAGCTTGCCCACGGAGTCGATGTGGATGAATGTCACCAGAGGTCGCCTGACGGCGTTTACTATACAGCTGGAATGCTATGGGTTgaaatggcacacacacacacacacacactgtggtagAATACAGACCTCGGTCCACACTGGGCATCTCTGTGCCTCCAGTCTGTGTGGGAGAGAGTGACGGAACATGCCTCCACTAGAGCTCAGCAGGCTGAGAGGAGTAAACAATTTAGTCTGGGTATTTGCCACAAATTATCACTCTGTGCAAGAGCTgaataaagagtgtgtgtgtgtgtgtgtgtgtggagacctCTCTTCTCTTATTTGCTGCCGTTGGAAGCAAACGTATTCTTCCGTTGCATATTAGGTTTGCTGCatccttaataataataataataataatgcatattGACAATTAGACCTTGTTAAAACAACCCACACATTTTCCTGGATTTATTTAGCATTTGAGTCGCAAAGTTCTTTCTCCGGGTTTACCTTTGTGCGTTGATCTCTAGCAGTTTCTTTACTGCTGACCCAACAGGAGAAGAGACTTCAGTCTCCGGTGCAGATAAACACATCGAGATAAGACGCGGGGGTCTTGGAGCCCTGTTCCGTGGAGCCGTGGAGCCGTGGAGCCCAGCTGTAACgttttttggcctgtgggaacCCAAACCTCTTGTCCTTGTTGGTAGGATGCTCTGCTTGATGTACTGTCCTCCATATGTTAggacaatgtgtgtgtattggaTCTCCTTCTGACTGTACCAGATGTCAAGTATTGATCAGTCATTGTGAAAATAATCCTGTTCCCTCAGTATAAATGCTAACCTGCATTATACATGTAATAACACGGTTATAGTTCCAATAGTGTGTTTAGgctgtctttgctttttgctgcTCAGACTAAAGAGCTTCTCCTTGCCAAGATGATTCAGGAGTTGCCATTATTTCCAaggatcataaaaaaaacaaataaatgtgccACGTTATTGTCCTCAATGTTGTTATTAGTAATAACAGttcttgtgctgctgcaggtcacagTAAGTCGTGTATTTACTATTACTTTGCACATGTATTTGTGCATGGATAAGGTAATAGTAAATCCATTACATGTATACATGAGTGTAAATATATAGAGAAATACAATTTATTGCACactaaaccacacacacacacacacactagaatGAGTGATCAGCAGTATTTAAGGCTTACATCCATACCCGATGTTTTTGGATTGCCTAAAAAATCCAAATATAGTGTGTACATATAATCTGTCCTTTTATCCGTTTTTCATTAACTAGTATGCATTTATATCTTGTGTTTACTACATCAGGCTCTTCTGCTGTTCTCATCACACATAGAGAGTAAAGACGAACTGGACAAATATCTGGATTTGTCTTTTGATGATTCACTCTAGCGTCAAACATgagctgctgcttcatgttTCTTAACAGAGGTCTTCCATTCTAATTACACTGAGTACTATTCTGCTGGAGCGTAATGATCTGCAGTTACACCATAACTATTATATACTTTACAAATGTGCCATAGAATAAGATACACGGGCACGAAGGAGGTGAGGAGATAACTGTTGGGTCCTTAATCTGATTGTATCACTAGGTTAAGGCGATTGTCTCTAACTCTATTTggacatacacacactacatgtATCTCTGTCTGGTGGAATATATCTATATGAGTTGATGaagctgctgcacacacacattcatacacgcCCTTGTGTGTTGCTGTAAGTCTAGTCTATGTTTTGGAAACTCAAGCCTCCAGTCAAAGCCCCTTACAGCAGGCACCTGCattgtacaaacacacacacacacgtttgagGTTTGGTTAGGAATGAGTGCCTGAGGGCCTCTTGAAGCGCAGTCATTTCACTTTCACTTAATTTTCACATAATAAGGACCGTTGTGTTGCTTCTCTCGTCAGATCTCTCTCCGTATATTAAACCGCATCATGACTGCACCGCTCAACATGCATTTCAGAGTCAGAGAGGATGGAGTGCAATGTCCCGTCCCAGCAAGCAGCTAATGGATGAGGTGTGATCGCGGGCTCATCGTGTAGCTCACAGGGATGTACACAGTTGTGATCGCACGCTCCTGAGGTTGCTGCTGGACGAAGGAGCTGTTGCTCTAATAATCCCTTGGGCTGCAGCCTCCCCCACTCTGGGGAAGATACAGAGTGTTTGGGAGGGGACGATAAGGACACACTGGAGTccaaagcagcagagcggctcCAGCGCTGAGCCGTGACAGAATTAGATGAAACACAAATCTtattcagataaaaaaaaaatgttttagatttcAAATACTGAAAGAGAAGTGCCCTGACTTGCAGATCTTCCACAAGTCAGGGCACAAGATAAAGGTAAAAATGCGAGAGTGATAGGGCATGTAAGAAAATAGATCGTCTGCTGGggcagagggaaaaaaatagacaaattaTATTTCTGAGGTTGCTGTATTAATTACTAGTTTTAAaggaatgattttctttttaccatCAAGTCTTGGGTTAACTATAGTGCAAATAGGACTATATCAAAATTACTTTATAGCAAACTTGTCTGAAAGACTATGCTTTCAAATGAGACTAAGATCCATTTCTTGACTGTTCAAAGTGACTTGGCTCAGACTGAACTATGAAGCACAGCAAAATGTGACTTGGGGATAAGCATCAATCTATCAAAATCACAGAGCGACGATCATATTACTGTCCCAGTTATGGATTGGGTTTCTCCCACAGTGCTGTGCTGCGGAAACTTTGGATGAACCGTTCACGTCATCGCCTGAGAGAATGAGTCGGGGAGGGGAAACTTTCCTCCCACAATCGC is part of the Brachionichthys hirsutus isolate HB-005 unplaced genomic scaffold, CSIRO-AGI_Bhir_v1 contig_819, whole genome shotgun sequence genome and encodes:
- the slc25a28 gene encoding mitoferrin-2, whose protein sequence is MSRRRMTAETTGNDPGVAGASAGAEVRWLGGRFWGVSESIVGTLTPRIGGETELQTVDFICSVEDARAEDSEPDYEGLPQGASTGTHMVAGAVAGIMEHCLMFPIDCVKTRMQSLQPDPAARYRNVMDALCRIVATEGAWRPMRGLNATAVGAGPAHALYFACYEKLKKTLSDAIHPGANSHLANGTAGCVATLLHDAVMNPAEVVKQRLQMYNSPYRGVLDCVHAVCRKEGLAAFYRSYTTQLTMNIPFQALHFMTYEYLQELLNPHRQYNPSSHMVSGALAGAIAAAATTPLDVCKTLLNTQEPLTGGSLSSGKGQGAHRHTSGLAHAFRTVYRLGGLRGFFRGVQARVIYQMPSTAISWSVYEFFKCGLTKHQHSKRRTARTEV